A part of Miscanthus floridulus cultivar M001 chromosome 6, ASM1932011v1, whole genome shotgun sequence genomic DNA contains:
- the LOC136461806 gene encoding uncharacterized protein At2g39795, mitochondrial-like codes for MAFVPATAAASATLFLSILSPARSAGACVCLQPRKLFSAPLHAAKGPNSAPVVLESKAKGKKKKGSGAGNLDGALDVEIREAQEYLDSDEQEPVPDNFPFEIVDENGMSVVILRRDYKDEKIEVTVSMPNLEGGPEFDDEDGEGDGESSAKDDEEAEEDDESAGDSSISLKVVVSKDSGPKLEFACTAFREEITIDDMLIVEKTDDDGEEKFPYEGPEFTELPVNVQKGLFKYLEQRGVTLSATNYMHDYMVTKQAQEYVRWMTKLKNFVKQ; via the exons ATGGCCTTCGTCCCCgcgaccgccgccgcctccgctacCCTCTTCCTCTCCATCCTGTCCCCAGCACGTAGCGCCGGCGCGTGCGTCTGCCTGCAGCCCCGGAAACTGTTCTCAGCTCCGCTGCACGCGGCGAAGGGCCCCAACTCGGCGCCGGTGGTGTTGGAGAGCAAGGctaaggggaagaagaagaaggggtccGGCGCTGGGAACCTCGACGGAGCCCTCGACGTCGAGATCAGGGAGGCGCAGGAGTACCTCGACAGCGACGAGCAG GAACCTGTTCCAGACAACTTCCCATTTGAAATAGTTGACGAAAATGGTATGAGCGTGGTTATTTTGAGAAGGGACTACAAGGACGAGAAGATTGAGGTTACTGTCAGCATGCCTAATTTAGAAGGAGGCCCTGAATTTGATGATGAGGATGGTGAGGGTGATGGTGAGAGTTCTGccaaggatgatgaagaagcagaagaagatgatgagagTGCCGGGGATAGCAGCATTTCTCTTAAGGTGGTAGTTTCCAAAGACTCTGGCCCAAAGCTTGAGTTCGCATGCACAGCCTTTCGTGAGGAGATCACCATTGACGATATGCTAATAGTAGAGAAAACAgacgatgatggagaagagaagtTCCCCTATGAGGGCCCTGAGTTCAC CGAGCTCCCTGTGAATGTTCAGAAAGGCCTGTTCAAATACTTGGAGCAAAGGGGGGTAACACTGTCGGCTACCAACTATATGCATGATTACATGGTGACTAAGCAGGCTCAGGAGTACGTCCGGTGGATGACAAAGCTGAAGAATTTTGTCAAGCAGTGA